A stretch of the uncultured Trichococcus sp. genome encodes the following:
- a CDS encoding SIS domain-containing protein gives MKYRVIHQLKERNFERQVSKSEAAVLDYLEINFKNIPNYTAVKVSEESFTSQATLNRACKLLGFKGFSELKYAIMDDLSNMNSSVERHSSKTEYILGKIDFDSGVKLAEALYQGRRKVMLFGLGSSHISALYLQRQLLYLGIPAMLVEEMQMLRKFQDYTLIILSSSGETQRCIQVAKDAVRIGMKVVSITKKDSTLMRTSAVCFLHDVPVDKMKGISREQQLHMILMVNEVIDHLKEKYKDE, from the coding sequence TTGAAATACAGAGTGATACATCAATTAAAAGAGAGAAATTTCGAACGTCAAGTGAGCAAAAGTGAGGCCGCCGTCCTGGATTATCTGGAAATAAACTTTAAAAACATCCCGAATTACACGGCCGTTAAGGTTTCCGAAGAAAGTTTCACCTCCCAAGCAACACTGAACCGGGCCTGTAAACTATTGGGATTCAAAGGCTTCAGTGAACTGAAGTATGCCATCATGGACGATCTTTCCAACATGAATTCATCGGTTGAACGGCATAGCTCAAAAACAGAGTATATATTGGGGAAAATTGATTTCGATAGTGGCGTGAAGTTAGCGGAGGCACTCTACCAGGGAAGAAGGAAAGTCATGCTCTTTGGGCTGGGGAGTTCGCACATTTCTGCCCTCTATCTCCAACGGCAGCTTCTGTATCTGGGTATTCCGGCCATGCTGGTGGAAGAGATGCAGATGCTGAGGAAGTTTCAGGACTATACACTGATCATTTTATCCAGTTCTGGGGAAACCCAAAGATGCATTCAGGTAGCAAAAGATGCAGTCAGGATAGGAATGAAGGTAGTAAGCATAACCAAGAAAGATTCAACCCTCATGAGAACCAGCGCGGTCTGCTTCCTCCATGATGTGCCGGTGGATAAGATGAAAGGTATCTCAAGGGAACAGCAGCTTCATATGATCCTGATGGTCAATGAAGTCATTGACCATCTTAAAGAAAAATATAAGGATGAATAA
- the tnpB gene encoding IS66 family insertion sequence element accessory protein TnpB (TnpB, as the term is used for proteins encoded by IS66 family insertion elements, is considered an accessory protein, since TnpC, encoded by a neighboring gene, is a DDE family transposase.), whose protein sequence is MIVDYTKVKHIYLVCGKTDMRKSIDGLAALVQDQFDMDVFDDCLFLFCGGGRNKYKALHWDGDGFILLYKRLENGVIQWPRSSSEVRNISQQELRWLLEGLSIEQPKAIKKVTPGHFH, encoded by the coding sequence ATGATTGTTGATTATACCAAGGTTAAGCACATTTATCTTGTTTGCGGAAAAACCGATATGCGTAAGTCAATTGATGGCCTGGCTGCTCTTGTTCAGGATCAATTTGATATGGATGTGTTCGACGACTGTCTTTTTCTATTCTGTGGAGGTGGCAGGAATAAATACAAAGCTCTCCACTGGGATGGCGACGGCTTTATACTGCTCTACAAACGTTTGGAGAACGGCGTGATTCAATGGCCGCGATCGAGCTCAGAGGTGAGAAATATTTCTCAGCAAGAGCTGCGGTGGTTATTGGAGGGGTTATCCATAGAACAGCCGAAGGCAATTAAAAAGGTAACCCCTGGACATTTCCATTAA
- a CDS encoding IS66 family transposase has protein sequence MTEMEKMLLEQNKQLITQVALLTEQVQLLTQKLYGRSSEKSTPADENQINLFNTEELNVFNEAEVVADKSAVEPKKAEQFERKRRTPGHKARLIKDLPVIEVDCLLPKDDSKCEWCNTDLRPIGREYIREEVEFIPAHLKVRKIYRHAYECPCCKKDGADAIVKAELPRPVIPKSLASASSVAWLFHKKYEMSLPFHRQEKEWQNYGIALSRTTMANWVIKAAELWLKPLYNLLHQKLLTANCLFVDETTTQVLREPDRKATSNSYMWLYRNSTDVDQQIILYQYSPTRAGENAEKFLSGYTGYIHCDGYEGYNKVKNVTRVGCLAHIRRKFHEGVPKTSTGKKSQCEIGLDYCNALFSIEKEIAHLPPEERLKKRKKKAIPVLKAFWGWVETTNSLPSSVLGKALSYAKKQKPYLMNYLLDGECQISNNLAERSIRPFVVGRKAWNFYASPKGAESSSIAYSIIETAKANNLNVFKYLTYLFKELPNTPFKEEPELLEDYLPWNENVQANCK, from the coding sequence ATGACTGAGATGGAAAAAATGTTGCTTGAGCAAAATAAGCAGTTGATTACGCAAGTTGCTCTGCTGACTGAACAAGTCCAATTGTTAACGCAGAAACTGTATGGTCGTTCCAGCGAAAAAAGCACGCCTGCCGATGAAAATCAAATCAATCTATTCAACACTGAAGAACTCAATGTTTTCAATGAGGCGGAAGTTGTAGCCGACAAGTCTGCAGTAGAGCCAAAAAAAGCGGAACAATTTGAGCGTAAAAGAAGAACTCCCGGGCATAAAGCGCGATTAATCAAAGATCTGCCTGTGATAGAGGTCGACTGTCTTCTCCCTAAGGATGATTCCAAGTGCGAATGGTGCAATACCGACTTGCGACCAATTGGTCGCGAATACATCCGCGAAGAGGTAGAATTCATTCCGGCACACCTAAAAGTGAGAAAAATCTATCGCCATGCCTACGAATGCCCTTGTTGTAAAAAGGATGGTGCAGACGCCATCGTGAAGGCAGAGTTACCGAGACCAGTCATTCCTAAAAGTTTGGCCTCCGCTAGTTCGGTGGCTTGGCTATTCCATAAGAAATATGAAATGTCTTTGCCGTTCCATCGCCAAGAAAAAGAATGGCAAAATTACGGTATTGCCTTGAGCCGAACTACAATGGCCAATTGGGTAATCAAAGCTGCCGAACTTTGGCTGAAGCCACTTTATAACCTGCTTCACCAGAAATTATTGACAGCCAACTGCCTATTTGTTGATGAAACAACCACGCAAGTGCTCCGTGAACCGGATAGAAAAGCCACTTCAAATTCGTATATGTGGCTCTATCGGAATAGCACGGATGTCGATCAACAAATCATTCTTTACCAGTATTCGCCTACGCGTGCAGGGGAAAATGCGGAGAAGTTTTTATCGGGGTATACGGGTTATATCCATTGCGATGGCTATGAGGGGTATAACAAGGTAAAGAATGTGACGCGTGTAGGTTGTCTTGCGCATATTCGGCGAAAATTCCACGAAGGAGTTCCTAAAACTAGTACCGGCAAAAAGTCACAATGTGAAATTGGACTGGATTATTGCAATGCTCTTTTTAGTATTGAAAAAGAGATTGCACATCTGCCACCTGAGGAACGCTTGAAGAAAAGGAAAAAGAAGGCGATTCCGGTACTTAAGGCATTCTGGGGATGGGTTGAAACGACCAACTCGCTGCCAAGTTCCGTTCTTGGAAAAGCTCTTAGCTATGCCAAGAAACAGAAACCGTACCTGATGAATTATCTTTTGGACGGTGAATGCCAAATTTCGAACAATTTGGCCGAACGTAGCATCAGACCATTCGTGGTCGGCCGTAAAGCCTGGAACTTTTATGCCAGCCCTAAGGGCGCTGAATCAAGCAGCATTGCCTACAGCATCATTGAGACTGCCAAAGCAAATAATCTGAATGTATTCAAATACCTGACGTATTTGTTCAAGGAACTTCCGAACACTCCCTTCAAAGAGGAGCCCGAACTTCTTGAGGATTATTTGCCATGGAATGAAAATGTCCAGGCAAACTGCAAATAA